A single Lancefieldella parvula DSM 20469 DNA region contains:
- a CDS encoding ATP-binding protein, which produces MPRRKKRVGNQKPTFERIGKYHHSDAKACINMFSHYGFKLDEAQKHELELYMAKDAKGSPAAETIGAAKPRQNGKSFAARLYGIWCAAICGMDVVYSAHNADTVDEFFDMIVNLFTDDETYPDLAELLLKAYRQPGKQYLLFDCGCYKSGKRAIGRLKFSTRTTSKARGGTRSLIIIDEAQELTDAQLNAILPTVSASKDGSPQVIYIGTPPDPTCRGTVFKRMHDTAHSDDPGEAWWLEWAAKSVPKEDTSDEEALDFAYETNPALGSRITERAVLNEWHQMTRDGFARERLGWWSTLDTSVEYIVNANDWNECITEEPYDDGLLAFGIKYSLDGKKVAVSAALKQQDIPTAYVELVDIADAYGAGQNLAQWIKERESRIACVVIDGRSGATQLAERLQELHFPKRGIVLCDTKQAVAAASRFVDEVGAHSICHVSSPALDESVTGSSRRAIGNNGGFGFGDSPKATCTAAESAALALYGVRTTKRNPARKQVVW; this is translated from the coding sequence ATGCCAAGGCGTAAAAAACGTGTTGGAAATCAAAAACCGACCTTTGAGCGCATTGGAAAATATCATCATTCTGATGCAAAAGCTTGCATAAATATGTTTTCGCATTATGGTTTCAAGCTTGATGAGGCTCAAAAACATGAACTTGAGCTGTATATGGCCAAGGACGCTAAAGGTTCTCCAGCCGCTGAAACTATTGGTGCAGCCAAGCCGCGTCAAAATGGCAAATCGTTTGCTGCCCGACTCTATGGCATTTGGTGTGCGGCCATTTGTGGAATGGATGTTGTCTATTCCGCTCACAACGCTGATACCGTTGATGAGTTCTTTGATATGATCGTGAACCTTTTTACGGACGATGAGACATATCCAGACTTGGCGGAACTTCTCCTCAAGGCTTATAGACAACCTGGAAAGCAGTACTTGCTTTTTGATTGCGGATGTTATAAAAGTGGCAAACGCGCAATTGGAAGGCTAAAGTTTTCAACCCGCACGACCTCAAAGGCACGAGGAGGTACACGCTCACTCATTATTATTGACGAGGCACAGGAGCTTACAGATGCTCAGCTTAATGCAATTTTGCCAACAGTTTCTGCATCTAAAGACGGCTCTCCTCAAGTCATTTACATTGGAACGCCACCAGACCCAACCTGCAGGGGAACAGTATTTAAGCGAATGCATGATACAGCGCATTCTGATGACCCAGGTGAGGCTTGGTGGCTTGAGTGGGCCGCAAAATCGGTTCCGAAAGAGGATACCAGCGATGAAGAAGCACTCGACTTTGCTTATGAGACCAACCCGGCTCTTGGCTCTCGTATTACAGAGCGAGCAGTACTTAATGAATGGCATCAGATGACAAGAGACGGCTTTGCGCGTGAGCGTCTTGGCTGGTGGTCAACACTTGATACATCAGTTGAGTACATCGTTAACGCGAATGACTGGAATGAGTGCATAACAGAAGAGCCTTATGACGATGGTCTTCTCGCTTTTGGAATCAAATATTCACTTGATGGAAAGAAAGTGGCTGTTTCTGCAGCTCTTAAACAGCAAGATATTCCAACGGCTTATGTTGAGCTTGTTGACATTGCAGACGCATACGGCGCTGGTCAAAACCTCGCTCAATGGATCAAGGAACGAGAGAGTCGCATTGCGTGTGTGGTTATTGATGGTCGCTCTGGTGCAACTCAGCTAGCTGAACGCTTGCAAGAGTTGCATTTTCCAAAGCGTGGCATTGTTCTTTGCGATACAAAACAAGCTGTAGCTGCAGCTTCGAGATTTGTTGATGAAGTTGGAGCACATAGCATATGTCACGTCTCCTCTCCAGCACTGGACGAGTCTGTTACGGGCTCGTCCAGGCGTGCAATTGGAAATAACGGTGGTTTTGGATTTGGGGATTCTCCAAAAGCGACGTGTACCGCTGCTGAATCTGCCGCTCTTGCGCTTTATGGCGTTAGGACCACTAAACGAAACCCAGCTAGAAAGCAGGTAGTCTGGTGA
- a CDS encoding phage portal protein, which yields MTIGIIPVSTATAVGLRKEDRQIILDLCTVYSNTLARNRLRDGYYKMHTKLKQLGISVPDSLRNLKQAISWPAKAVDTLANRSQFDGFTCTDEEVSKELQTIVRQNSLKRCYRKAVKEQLKSSCAFLTVTAGDVDAGEPAVIISAYSAVSAAALWDERLHRIQAGIVVVDRDNRPNHRNAPTWINVFTDTDIIRIRRPLDSTRWVAEYIPHGMGRCLMEPLVYEATLDRPFGKSRITQAVMDLTDDAMRSSVRAEVAAEFMTAPQKYLVGADPDALNKLSKWDAYIGSIFAVSKDADGDTPTFGQLQQGSMQPHIDYMRSLAARFSAETNVPISELGIISDNPSSAEAIYVAKEPLVIDAQNLNADNGDALCNVALMSLAVKRNVSFAEVLTIESAVTAKWHNPAMPSIVSQADSMLKIVQAAPWIANSDILLEELGFTDDQIQRLESDRDRATAQELLKARFAAKATKTPVDNQDLLDGVIDEGKQG from the coding sequence GTGACGATTGGAATTATTCCTGTCTCAACCGCAACGGCGGTTGGACTGAGAAAAGAAGATAGACAGATAATTTTAGATCTCTGTACTGTTTATTCGAACACTCTTGCACGTAATCGTCTTCGCGATGGATATTACAAGATGCATACCAAGCTAAAACAGCTTGGTATTTCTGTACCGGATAGTTTAAGAAATCTTAAGCAAGCGATTTCATGGCCAGCAAAGGCAGTTGATACACTTGCAAATCGCTCACAGTTTGACGGTTTTACTTGTACAGATGAAGAGGTTTCTAAAGAACTTCAGACCATTGTTCGACAGAATTCTCTTAAGCGTTGTTATCGTAAGGCAGTTAAAGAGCAACTTAAAAGTTCATGTGCCTTTTTGACGGTCACTGCTGGAGATGTTGACGCTGGAGAACCTGCGGTTATCATTTCAGCGTATTCTGCAGTGTCCGCTGCGGCTCTTTGGGACGAACGACTGCATAGAATTCAAGCTGGCATTGTCGTAGTTGATCGTGATAATCGACCGAATCACAGAAATGCTCCAACTTGGATTAATGTCTTTACCGATACCGATATTATTCGTATCCGTAGACCGCTCGACTCAACTCGCTGGGTTGCTGAGTATATCCCACACGGAATGGGTCGCTGTCTTATGGAGCCTTTGGTTTATGAGGCTACGCTTGACCGTCCATTTGGCAAGTCACGTATTACACAAGCTGTTATGGATCTGACTGATGATGCCATGCGCTCGAGTGTACGAGCTGAAGTTGCAGCTGAGTTTATGACGGCACCACAAAAGTATCTCGTTGGTGCTGACCCAGACGCTCTTAATAAGCTTTCAAAATGGGATGCTTATATTGGCTCGATTTTTGCGGTTTCAAAAGACGCTGACGGTGATACTCCAACATTTGGACAGTTGCAACAAGGTTCAATGCAGCCACATATTGACTATATGCGCTCGCTTGCCGCTCGTTTTTCTGCTGAGACAAACGTTCCTATTTCTGAACTCGGAATCATTTCTGATAATCCTAGTTCCGCAGAAGCTATTTATGTAGCAAAGGAACCCTTGGTTATTGACGCACAAAATCTCAATGCCGATAACGGGGATGCTCTTTGTAATGTTGCTCTCATGTCACTTGCAGTAAAGAGAAACGTTTCGTTTGCAGAAGTGTTGACGATTGAGTCAGCGGTTACGGCAAAATGGCACAATCCCGCAATGCCTTCTATTGTTTCCCAAGCTGATTCAATGCTTAAGATTGTCCAAGCGGCCCCTTGGATTGCTAACTCTGACATCTTGCTTGAGGAGCTTGGTTTTACTGATGATCAGATACAGAGGCTTGAAAGTGATAGGGATAGAGCAACAGCTCAAGAGCTTCTTAAGGCACGTTTCGCGGCAAAAGCTACAAAGACTCCAGTTGATAATCAAGACTTACTGGACGGTGTAATTGATGAGGGTAAACAAGGATAG
- a CDS encoding phage major capsid protein — MANGILTTSATLPGDLSSEIFANVQEQSAVMQLATPIELPGRGMTVPVVTGDPEASFVNEGEEIKVSNSTLAVKEMKPYKLSVIELFSNEFKDNYEAIFAELQNRLPGAIGRKVDSTILYGTTPGTGFDTLADTDSVDLSAKAYDGFVDALEKVATANGDLNGWILSPKARTLLLKAKDNQQRPLFITNPAVEGKDGGSSVLAIPSLFSRAAYQAKNQGKTPELVGAGGDWTGARFGLVKDITVSLADQATINAGGTQMNLYQRDMFALKCTFMFGFVVRDKKQFVRLANGTAA; from the coding sequence ATGGCAAACGGTATTTTAACTACTTCTGCAACGCTCCCAGGAGACCTCTCTTCAGAGATTTTTGCAAATGTCCAGGAGCAGTCTGCTGTTATGCAGCTTGCAACTCCAATTGAGCTTCCTGGACGAGGCATGACAGTTCCAGTTGTAACTGGTGACCCAGAGGCATCTTTTGTCAATGAGGGCGAAGAGATTAAAGTCTCTAATTCCACTCTCGCAGTTAAGGAAATGAAGCCTTATAAGCTCTCTGTTATTGAGCTCTTCTCTAATGAGTTCAAGGACAATTATGAGGCTATCTTCGCAGAGCTTCAGAACCGTCTTCCAGGTGCTATTGGTCGTAAAGTTGACTCCACTATCCTCTATGGCACTACTCCAGGCACTGGCTTTGATACTCTTGCAGATACTGATTCAGTAGACCTTTCTGCTAAGGCTTACGACGGCTTTGTAGATGCACTTGAGAAAGTAGCAACAGCCAACGGCGATCTTAACGGTTGGATTTTGTCCCCTAAGGCACGCACTCTGCTCCTTAAGGCAAAAGACAACCAACAGCGTCCTCTCTTTATTACTAACCCTGCTGTAGAGGGTAAGGATGGCGGTTCTTCTGTTCTCGCTATTCCATCTCTCTTCTCTCGTGCGGCTTACCAGGCAAAGAACCAGGGTAAGACACCTGAGCTTGTCGGTGCTGGTGGAGACTGGACTGGTGCTCGTTTTGGTCTTGTCAAAGACATTACTGTTTCTTTGGCTGATCAGGCGACTATCAATGCTGGTGGTACTCAGATGAACCTCTATCAGCGTGATATGTTTGCTCTGAAGTGCACCTTTATGTTTGGCTTTGTCGTACGTGATAAAAAGCAATTCGTCCGTCTTGCAAACGGTACAGCTGCTTAA
- a CDS encoding Gp19/Gp15/Gp42 family protein, giving the protein MAETQTFATKADYEDRYGSGAPERVEVLLQDASALLRSNFIAYHQTAYKAGLNPRFDENVCAVTCAIVARAINVPSGFEGASQYSQQAGVYQSTLTFANPTADLYITRSERARLGLSGIRIGSIQPMGKQEHEVADGSY; this is encoded by the coding sequence ATGGCAGAGACACAAACCTTTGCCACTAAGGCAGACTATGAGGATCGCTATGGGTCTGGTGCTCCAGAGAGGGTTGAGGTTCTTTTGCAAGATGCCTCAGCCCTCTTGCGCTCTAATTTCATTGCATACCACCAGACAGCTTATAAGGCGGGTCTAAACCCTCGCTTTGATGAAAATGTCTGTGCTGTTACTTGCGCCATTGTTGCTCGAGCTATAAATGTTCCTTCTGGTTTTGAGGGAGCTTCTCAGTACAGCCAACAAGCTGGTGTTTATCAATCAACGCTTACCTTTGCTAACCCAACCGCTGACCTCTACATTACACGCTCAGAGCGAGCTCGACTTGGTCTAAGTGGTATCCGTATTGGTTCAATTCAGCCTATGGGTAAGCAGGAGCACGAGGTGGCAGATGGCTCTTATTAA